The Dokdonia donghaensis DSW-1 DNA window CTAGGCTTTTATGGAGGGTTTATACAGATGGGGATGGGAGTCTTCTTTCTTATTATTATGGTGCTGGGTATGCGTATGAATATCATAGAAAGTAATGCGCTTAAAGGGTTTGTCATAGGTCTCTATACGTTACTAGTGATAGGCCTCTTTCATTATCAAGGTCTTATTGACTGGAAACTAGGGTTTATTATGGCTGTGGGACAAACCATAGGAGGTTTTCTCACCGCTCGCTTTGCCACAAAGTATAAGGGAGCAGATAAGGTGGCTTACTATGTTTTAATAATAGTGCTCATAGCAGCTATTGCAAAATTATTTTTATTTTAAGTGTCCGCTTTCGCGAAAGCGTGATACCCACTCACATTATCAAAAAAAAACTATTTATATGAAAAATCTCTATCTAGCAGCACTCACTTTTATGTCCATTATAGTAATAGGATGTGGAGAGCAAGGTCAAACAGAAAAGCAAGAAGAGATGCAGCCCAAAAAGTTGCGTGCACTCGTAATAGATGGTCAGAATAATCACGGAGTATGGCCTAAAACTTCGGTGATGATGAAATCTTACTTTGAAGAAACAGGCCTATTTATAGTAGACCTTCATCGTGCAAAATACTTGTATCAAGGGCCACACCACGGCACTGTAGATGGTATTAATCACGATAGTATAACAAAGCTGGTAGATCTATATAGATGGGAAGATTATAGAGTACATACCTCTACAGACACCATTACGCCAGACGCTAGTTTTAATCCACAATTTAATAAGTATGATGTGGTTATTTCAAATTTTGGGATGGACTCAAGCGAGTGGACAGATGAGGTAAAATCTAATTTTGAGCAGTATATGGCAAGCGGTGGAGGACTGGTAGTTGTACACGCGGCAAATAATTCCTTTGGAGACTGGGAGGCATATAACAAGATGATAGGTGTAGGTGGCTGGGGTCATCGTGACCTTACCAAAGGAAAACAGATCTATTATAATGAAAATGATGAGCAAGTTATTGCTCCTGTAAACGGTGAGGAATCTTCTCACGGTCCAGAGGTTGAGTTTTTAATTACGACCAGAGCACCAGAGCATCCTATTATGAAAGATCTACCTGCGGAGTGGTTACATACTAAAGACGAGTTATATGACCGCTTGCGTGGTCCGGCCGAGAATGTAACGGTGCTAGCTACTGCATACTCAGATGTAGAAGGTAATGCGCAACCGTGGGCACCAGAAAATAAGGGGTCTGGGCGTTCAGAGCCGTTACTTATGACTATAAACTATAAGGAGGGTCGCGTGTTTCATACAGCGCTAGGACATATGGATTACTCTATGGAGGGTGTTGGGTTTATTACAACACTACAAAGAGGAGCAGAGTGGGCAGCTACAGGGAAGGTAACCCAAGAGGCGCCAAAAGATTTTCCAACAAAAAAGAGCGCAAAAATGCGCTCTTATAATTCTTTATAAAAATGTAATTAAGCAGCAAGTCTACCCTTAATACGTTTCTCTATTTTTTTCTTTTTTACCGTAAGACGTTTCATAACCTCCATAAGGTGGCTATCTTTTGTTTTTTTGTAAATCTCGTTTATGGCAAGAATGAGTTTCTTTCCTTCTCTAGAAGCGGCAACCCTGTCGCTTGTAGACATATGACTCATTGTTCTATTTTCATAAACTTCAGCTTGTTGTAAGAGGTCCATAACTAATTTGTTTAATTTTTGGTTAAATTAATTAAACATTGTTTATTTAGCTAGAAATTAATGGCATTTATGATTATTTTATGATTTAAAAGCCTTATATGCAAGTCAAACCAAAAGCATTGTTAAAATTCTTTAAACCTGTTGTCTAGCAAGAAGTCGTTATCTGTAAGTGTTTTAAGAAAAGTAATGATTTTTTCTTTTTCATCTTGGGTAATATCTAGGCCTAGCGTGCCATCTGGGCGCACTAGAAGTGGGTCTAGATTATCACTAGCAGTAACACCATTCGTATAAAAGTCTAGTACATCTTGTAGTGACTGCAATCTACCATCGTGCATATATGGAAAGGTGATCTCTATATTACGTAAACTGGGTACTTTAAACTTTCTATTATCTTCTGGCAACCCAGTAACACGCTCCCTGCCTATATCATTAAATGCTGGGTCTATGGCTAGTCCATTATTGCGATATGTCTGGTCTGTTTGCAAGGTGCCTGCGTGACAGCTAGCACACTTAGCATCAAAGAGAATACGACCCGCATCTTCATCTGGGGTAAGTGTGACGGCCTCACCACGTTCCCACTTGTCATATTTTGAGTTTGCACTTATCATCATCACTATAAATTGTGATAATGCCTTAAATGTGCGCTCTGTAGTAATCTCTTGGTCACCAAAAGCATTTGCATATAACTGCGGATAGTTGTCATCATCACGCAGTTTATTAAGCACATTAGAGATGGTTTCGTTCATTTCCTTTTCTGCAGTTATGGGGATAATAAATTGCGAGTCTAAAAACGTTGCGGCACCATCCCAAGTAAAGTCTGCCATAAATGCTAGGTTATGTAACGGCTGTGCATTGCGACTACCTATTTGCCCATC harbors:
- a CDS encoding ThuA domain-containing protein, which codes for MKNLYLAALTFMSIIVIGCGEQGQTEKQEEMQPKKLRALVIDGQNNHGVWPKTSVMMKSYFEETGLFIVDLHRAKYLYQGPHHGTVDGINHDSITKLVDLYRWEDYRVHTSTDTITPDASFNPQFNKYDVVISNFGMDSSEWTDEVKSNFEQYMASGGGLVVVHAANNSFGDWEAYNKMIGVGGWGHRDLTKGKQIYYNENDEQVIAPVNGEESSHGPEVEFLITTRAPEHPIMKDLPAEWLHTKDELYDRLRGPAENVTVLATAYSDVEGNAQPWAPENKGSGRSEPLLMTINYKEGRVFHTALGHMDYSMEGVGFITTLQRGAEWAATGKVTQEAPKDFPTKKSAKMRSYNSL
- a CDS encoding cytochrome-c peroxidase codes for the protein MKQLLYILLFISISCSTEGTDDTSVMTDDGYTPLPNPALNFEIPSNFPESTYDVTQNPPTEQGFELGKRLFFDGRLASDGVVSCGFCHIQEFAFTHHTHITSHGVDGQIGSRNAQPLHNLAFMADFTWDGAATFLDSQFIIPITAEKEMNETISNVLNKLRDDDNYPQLYANAFGDQEITTERTFKALSQFIVMMISANSKYDKWERGEAVTLTPDEDAGRILFDAKCASCHAGTLQTDQTYRNNGLAIDPAFNDIGRERVTGLPEDNRKFKVPSLRNIEITFPYMHDGRLQSLQDVLDFYTNGVTASDNLDPLLVRPDGTLGLDITQDEKEKIITFLKTLTDNDFLLDNRFKEF